Proteins encoded within one genomic window of Candidatus Omnitrophota bacterium:
- a CDS encoding SUMF1/EgtB/PvdO family nonheme iron enzyme encodes MSLTLKKISLVWFFVLSSVACAYANGITITNGQIIGQDTTANTVTIQFDISWYNSWRDSTNYDAAWIFIKYSSDVGVTWSHATLKTSGTNPSGFSVGSGTVIDIVVPADKKGCFIRHAASTGAAVTLSTTSIQIVWDYGTDGVSDANAWGVDTRINISGIEMVYVETGSFIAGDGNQPSGVSPSDYGFRQGSSPSGKSPWAILDEGAISVLSTAVGPYYYESAGNSGEDVSNSAFIIPAGFPKGYSAFYVMKHELSQGMYRDFLNTLTRTQQAARVVADISGDSIPNYYVMSNGTTVAARNGIRAPASGNGTTPPVVFGCDFNNNGTFNESGDGEWIPMNYIAWQDAAAFADWAALRSMTELEFEKAARGKDIIPTNLEYAWGDVTPTQSVGAITNPGQNSEVNSTASANMVYAAHANVPGPLRCGQFAAVGTSTRLATGGGYYGALDMSGNVRELVVTVGNATGRAYSGTHGNGALSSAGNADIADWPGYSSGENTAATGSGQRGGDWYAADTLSRISERTNAANASTRSSYIGARLARTAP; translated from the coding sequence ATGTCTTTAACATTGAAAAAGATCTCACTGGTGTGGTTTTTTGTCTTATCTTCAGTGGCATGCGCCTATGCGAACGGTATAACGATCACTAACGGCCAGATAATCGGTCAGGACACCACAGCAAATACAGTCACGATCCAGTTCGACATATCCTGGTATAACTCCTGGAGAGATTCAACTAATTACGATGCGGCATGGATATTTATCAAATATTCGTCAGACGTCGGAGTTACCTGGTCTCATGCGACGCTGAAAACATCGGGGACCAATCCGTCCGGCTTTTCGGTGGGGTCGGGCACCGTTATAGATATCGTGGTGCCCGCGGATAAGAAGGGGTGTTTTATACGGCACGCGGCATCGACAGGGGCTGCGGTTACCCTGTCGACTACCTCCATACAGATAGTCTGGGACTACGGCACAGACGGTGTAAGCGATGCTAACGCTTGGGGCGTGGATACCCGGATAAATATATCCGGCATAGAGATGGTCTACGTCGAAACAGGGAGCTTTATTGCGGGTGACGGGAATCAACCCTCTGGCGTTAGCCCAAGCGACTACGGGTTCAGGCAAGGATCCAGCCCATCCGGCAAAAGTCCGTGGGCCATACTGGATGAGGGCGCTATCAGTGTCCTCTCTACAGCAGTAGGGCCGTATTACTATGAATCGGCCGGCAATTCCGGTGAGGACGTAAGTAATAGCGCGTTTATAATCCCGGCGGGATTTCCAAAAGGGTATAGCGCGTTTTATGTGATGAAGCACGAGTTGTCGCAAGGCATGTACAGGGATTTTCTGAATACGCTGACCAGGACGCAACAGGCCGCGCGGGTGGTCGCGGATATCTCGGGAGATTCTATTCCCAACTATTATGTCATGTCGAACGGCACTACCGTCGCGGCCAGGAATGGTATACGCGCCCCGGCAAGCGGTAATGGTACTACGCCGCCCGTTGTCTTTGGCTGTGATTTTAACAATAACGGCACTTTTAACGAATCGGGCGACGGCGAATGGATACCGATGAACTATATCGCCTGGCAGGATGCCGCGGCGTTCGCCGATTGGGCGGCCTTACGTTCGATGACGGAACTCGAGTTCGAAAAGGCGGCGCGCGGGAAAGATATCATTCCAACCAACCTGGAATATGCGTGGGGAGACGTAACCCCCACACAGTCGGTAGGCGCCATTACAAATCCCGGGCAGAATTCGGAAGTCAATTCCACCGCGAGCGCCAATATGGTTTACGCAGCCCATGCTAATGTCCCCGGGCCGCTTCGTTGCGGCCAATTTGCCGCTGTTGGCACTTCAACGCGCTTGGCTACAGGCGGAGGTTATTATGGCGCCTTGGATATGTCTGGAAACGTGAGAGAGCTGGTGGTTACGGTTGGGAACGCTACGGGCAGGGCGTATTCGGGCACGCACGGCAACGGGGCGTTGAGCTCCGCCGGCAACGCGGACATAGCGGATTGGCCGGGCTATTCGTCCGGCGAGAACACAGCGGCAACCGGAAGCGGCCAAAGGGGCGGAGATTGGTACGCCGCCGATACGTTGTCCCGAATTTCGGAGAGGACCAACGCCGCGAACGCGTCTACGCGCAGCAGTTATATAGGCGCTAGGTTAGCCAGGACCGCGCCGTGA
- a CDS encoding SUMF1/EgtB/PvdO family nonheme iron enzyme: MLYGCVLAAVVCLFLTATECFANNLSVSDTSLTGPSASAKTIKIQFDISWSNSWRNSVNYDAVWVFAKYKIVGDSNWYHVNLKTTGTTQTNPSGYSRGSGTAIDIVAPVNADDSMCYGCFIQRSGPGIGSVSTTSIQLVWDWGPTGNDLDAADTIDEIKVYGIEMVYIPSAVFSAGDNATGTAAFKQGSADNDPWSVTSEDAISVTAGASDGYYYVSGGNSGEDASGSVFTIPAAFPKGYSAFYVMKHEISQGQYTDFLNMLTSLQAANRFPNQNGNNRHTITGSHPNHSTTRSDRACNYLSWMDVAAYADWAGLRPMTELEYEKICRGTNAAVSGEYAWGSTSVTAAVTISGTENGAETITTSGANCCYNNQTFTDGDGGTGPLRCGIFATSISIRATSGGAYYGPMEFSGNCEERVVTVGSATGRVYTGTHGDGTLTLTASYEGNATNSDWPGIDATPANGVSGAAGSGGRGGEWNGANTLLRVSDRTNGAAAQSTRTSTGGGRLARAAS; the protein is encoded by the coding sequence TTGCTTTACGGTTGCGTCCTGGCTGCCGTAGTCTGTCTTTTTTTAACCGCCACGGAATGTTTCGCCAACAATCTCAGCGTTTCAGATACCTCTCTCACCGGTCCTTCAGCCTCCGCAAAGACCATCAAGATACAGTTCGATATATCCTGGAGCAACTCCTGGCGTAATTCCGTCAACTACGACGCCGTGTGGGTCTTCGCCAAATACAAGATTGTCGGCGATTCCAACTGGTATCACGTGAATTTAAAGACGACCGGAACGACGCAGACGAACCCGTCGGGGTATTCGCGGGGCTCCGGGACCGCGATCGATATAGTGGCGCCGGTCAACGCGGACGACAGCATGTGTTACGGCTGTTTTATCCAGCGCTCCGGCCCCGGCATCGGCTCCGTAAGCACTACGAGCATCCAGCTCGTCTGGGACTGGGGGCCTACGGGCAATGACCTTGACGCGGCCGATACGATCGACGAGATAAAAGTGTACGGCATCGAGATGGTCTATATACCGTCAGCCGTGTTCTCCGCCGGGGATAACGCTACGGGAACAGCCGCGTTTAAGCAGGGAAGCGCCGACAACGACCCATGGTCCGTGACGAGCGAGGATGCCATCTCGGTAACCGCCGGGGCCAGCGACGGGTATTACTATGTGAGCGGCGGCAACTCCGGCGAGGATGCCAGCGGCTCGGTGTTTACGATACCGGCCGCCTTCCCGAAGGGCTACAGCGCTTTCTATGTGATGAAACACGAGATATCACAAGGGCAGTATACGGATTTTTTGAATATGCTGACATCCCTGCAGGCCGCGAACAGGTTTCCCAATCAGAACGGCAATAACCGCCACACCATTACCGGTTCCCATCCAAACCATTCAACGACACGTTCCGACAGGGCGTGCAATTACCTGTCGTGGATGGATGTTGCGGCCTACGCCGACTGGGCGGGCCTTCGCCCGATGACGGAACTTGAATATGAAAAGATCTGCCGCGGCACAAACGCCGCGGTGAGCGGCGAATACGCATGGGGTTCGACGAGCGTTACCGCCGCGGTGACTATTTCGGGGACCGAGAACGGGGCAGAGACGATAACGACGTCGGGCGCCAACTGCTGTTACAATAACCAGACGTTTACGGATGGAGACGGCGGTACCGGGCCGCTCCGGTGCGGCATATTCGCTACATCGATTTCGATCCGCGCTACATCCGGCGGGGCATACTATGGGCCGATGGAGTTTTCCGGCAATTGTGAAGAACGCGTGGTTACTGTAGGTAGCGCCACCGGCCGTGTGTATACGGGGACTCACGGCGACGGGACTTTAACGCTTACGGCAAGCTACGAAGGGAACGCCACCAATTCCGACTGGCCGGGTATAGACGCTACACCCGCGAATGGCGTGAGCGGGGCTGCCGGCTCCGGAGGCCGCGGCGGCGAATGGAACGGCGCGAATACGCTTTTGCGGGTATCGGATCGTACGAACGGCGCCGCGGCGCAGTCGACGCGCACCTCTACGGGCGGAGGGCGTCTCGCGAGGGCTGCGTCATAA